The genomic window acttcttgaaggcagtacagttttctatggaatgcctCGTGATTCCCGCATGATAGTCGCACTGTGCATttgcgtcgtaccatttggggtacgggggCTGTAACGGCTTCAGATAGAAAGGGAAAACTACATGTGCGTCGAATAAGTTTCGGTATAATTCCCTGTACGACATAagaattggcgtgaattggggcatCTCCGTATTTCGCCTTGTACCGACCTCTTGTCTTGACGAGCTTTGCTGATTGGCAGCCACCTTTCCTGGCTGACTCACTGTTACTGACTTCGAGTAACCCTTGTTGTACATACTCGCGTTGTTCACCTCGTTTTCCTTCCTCTTCGAAGCTGATCTTCTGTTACTCTCTCCACCATCGATCTTCCCACTCCTaatggcgttctcaatcatctcgccaatcatgactatgtcaggaaagctttttgtggcacttcctaacatatgtgttaTGAACGGTGCCTTCAGGGTGTTAATGAACAACATGGTCATTTCCTTTTCCaggagcggtggctgaacttggactgcgacatccctccatctctgcgcgtactgcctaaagctttcgctcggcttcttctccatgttctgaagggtgattctatcaggagccatgtctgtcacatgactatattgtttcatgaatgcttgcgccaagtccctccatgaaccaatcgtagcacgactcaactgattgtaccacttggatgctgcccctaTAAGGCTGTCTtggaagcaatgtattaatagttGGTCATTATTAACGTATCCAGCCATTCacctgcagaacatggtgatatgagccTCTGGGCAAGTCGTCCCATTATACTTCTCGAATTTAGGCATCTTAAAATTATGAGGGAGAACTAGATCTGGCACTAAACTCAGCTCTTTTACGTCAATGCCTCGATAACCTTCAGTGACTTTCATTGCCTTGAACTTCTCCTCGAGCCACTTGCATCTTTCCTCTAACTGTGTCGGTAACTCCTCCTTCCCTCTTTCCTTCTCAACCACTTCATCAAAGTCAGGAATAGCAGAGTTAATAAGATTATTTTCGGGATTAAAACCCGGCCTAGTTTGAAGGTTCGAAACACCAGCTCGAAATTGCTGAGGCATGATGGTGACAGTAGATTTACGCGGGTATTCTGTTTGAGCTCGCTCATATGGAGGGGTGAAACCTGGATGATAGAAAAGTTCATCATCATTTCCCTCATCGACATCTGCCATGGGGCCATTTCCTTTGTCACCTCCCTTAGTTATCAGTTGGGTTAACTTTGCCACTATATCCTCTTGAGATTCCCGCATCTTCTCAGACATTTCTTGCTTCATCTTGTCTAACCGCTCCTGCATTTGCAACTGAAGCCGGTCTTGCATTTCCTTCTGGTACTGTTCGAGCTTTTCTAGTATCTGATCCATATCTTTGGTCTTTGCTCGAGTGCCGTATCGGTGTTGgattggttggttggtttccaggttaactgagtaataattttaattaattaggatcaattaaagattttgaatgcatataatgcaatgcatgagatgaatgcaaGAAATGCGTTAATTATGATTCAATTCCACTTGgaaaactttattagaaaacaAATCCCTTTACATAGAATAGACTACAAATACGACTTCGCCCTAATACTTAAGACCTTGATTTTTTGAAGCAACGAGGCTAACTCCCGTCCCCAGTCTGACTCTAATTCATACTTTACGCTCAACGTGTCAGCTTGTACTGCCAAAGTTTGTAAgtgatcagctacttctcgaatctgaACCAAGGCTTGTCCCATAACACGATCCCTGCTTCTGACCTGATTCTGGAGATAGTGAAGCTGTTCATTTTGATGGTCTTTGTTTACCTCCAAATACTCAATCTTGGCTTCACTTCTCTGCAATGTTATCTCTAATTCTTCTATAGTCTTCTTCATTTGCTCAATCTTGCCTAAACTTGCTTGCAATTCTACCACTGAATTACAATTTCGGTATTGATGAACAATCTTCTCAAGTTCGGTCACTTTAGCCCTTAGTTTATCcctttcatcttgattttctaaCAAACTCTTCTCAAGCGATCTATTTTGCATCTGGGCTTCTTGGAATCTTCCTTCCCATCTACCAGCCTTGGTTTTTTCTTCTTGAATCTCTTGACGCCACTGCTCTGAGGTTTTTCCCAACCCAGCAGTTCTTACTGATAGACGTAGTCTCTTATAATCCGTCTTCAAGCTGTTCAGATCTTCCTCGACTTTGCGCTTCCCTTTTCTCAAGCCTTCGATTTCCTGCTTTTGAACATCTATGTCTAACTTTAAATTTACcttttcttcctccatttgctctattttcttctcaaattctGCATTCCTTCTTTCGAGGTATTGCTTTATGATTTCCAGCTCAGAAGGGACGACGCGCAAATGCTCCTCTATCGATTGACTATTTTCTGAACTTGGCCCAGGAATGTTGTCATTAATCCTCCTAACATGCCATTCGTTATATTCAAAAGTTGTCATTGGACCCACGGCTAAtctcttcattcgacgagtctgatTCCACGCATTGGCCATCTCACGAGCCTTCCTTTTGTAGCCATCATCCTTATATGAGAATTCACACTCAGCTAGGCCTTGAGTGGCAGGCACAAACTGTCTTGACCTGTACTGTCTTAACACTAGCAATGGGGCATAACCAACAGCTCCCCAAATCCCGAGCAACGGAACCCAGTCGAAATCCCCGCACTTATATAGGATCTCATCTGGAAGCAACCACGGAGCTCTCTACTCGATCTCTTCTTCTTGCAAATTCTGACAGATTGTTATCCATTTCTCCTCTGTAATATCATCTCTCCTTGACGCAGCCACTATCTCTTTCAACGGTGAATAACTTTCAGAGAAGACCTGATATGAAACCTTatcaaccttccaaaagtggctatggaaccaccCAAGTAATAGCtgcgcacatccaataaatctacccTCCCGTTCTTCGGTATGCACTTAATGACCTAAAGGTTTCTGCCAAAATCACCGGAACTGGCGTAACTCCCTTATCAAGTCGATCAAATAAATCAGTGACCGCCTCGTCAACATGTCCCAAAATCTTAGAAAACAAGATTAGACCATATATACTTAGAGCAAAGACGTCTACTTTTTTCCTCGCATCTGGGTGTGCTAAAATGAGGTCCTTAAAGCTTTTCCAATGAATACACCTACTATCCCCTTTTTGCTTAATCCGAGCtgtaacccactgctcactcatccctgttataTTTATCAACTTCTTCAAGAAGGTCGGTACATTTACTGCTTTCGAATAAATTCTATCTACCTGAACCTTCGAACACCGAAGTAAAGTTGTGTACTCTTCTATCGTGGGCACCAAATCAACCTTCCCGAATGTGAAGCAACTGTAGGccggattccaaaactgggcaagAGCTCGAAACAGACGCTTGTCTACCTTCATGTCAAGtaaataaggcaaatccccataatttAAATAGAATAACTGCCTAACCTCATTATCCCATTGATCCCAAATCTCCTTCAATTCCTGCAAGTTGTTCTGAGCTACGCTAACacgagtgaagtcccataactctgatacgtatcCCACGGCCAAACTATCACCTTTTTCGTGCTGTATCTTCTCAGACCAAGTCCGGACAGCCGCATTgtcttccactctatcaagaaacccatttcctaTGATAAACTTTCTATATGACAACCGAATATGAACAACGCCTTTATAATGAAATGTCATGCAATTatgatgtcatgcaatcaaaacaaaagaaacccaagtcagtatcacatataaaaatataatccaatataaaataataagaacaCTTATTTAGGAATCTACTAGGGTTCGGTATAATTCTACCTAGGGCAAGCTCCTAAagctcactatatgaggtttagtttctagagtaagggtacccgaaccagtagattcctcgatcctcactcattataggctcatatggatcgagttcagttcagggggacacatttccctatggctgcacggagatgaaaatctcacgaagacataggtacggatgtatcccggaagcggtccactatcctgcacggaggtgaaaacctcacgaaggactagtttctcgctcccacttaagggtaaaatgcaaaatgcaaatgcaaagttGCCAAAGTTCCATGATAAAACATCAATGAGTGCAaagggaaaatttttaaaaactttttaattttcaacacaaaaacaaatataaccagtttatggctcgactctctaaaatccccagtggagtcgccaagctgtcgaaaccctttttttgaaaacaaaagttTTAGTTGTTGACTTAAAAAACAAAAACTGGAGTCGACACCgatattttattaaggtgtgatcggcccaccttaaaaataatttcggtctgcgaaatttgagaaaacaggtccgggagtcagttacgcacgaggaaggattagcaccctcgtaacgcccaaaattggtaccaaattgatttttttaatgccttggtgtcgaaaatttgaaaagattttaaaaggaaacttttatttcatgaatggattaaaataaaaagacattcacatttcaaagaaataaaacaccacacccagtgagttagggcataatgtttttaaatcttcaaaatacccgaatattgccttttgcttttgaaaattcttatttcgagaagaaaatatcatgaccagtaagttaggacccaacattttgaatttccgagaataagtttttatttaaaatttgaatttattgcaaaacaaataTTTGGCTTTCTAAActcatcgaaaaataatcgcgatccagtaagttaggacacgatccttcacgagaatcatgaatgccaaacattttggagatttgtaaaaatatgatgattttaatgcttggataaaaccaaaatatatttcccgAAAGGTATGTTAAAAGTTAATGAATAATATGAAACCCAActttaatttcaaacatatatgattaaatatttacaaatatatacaaGTTTAATATACAAGGAATTCACAAATACGTGCATGCATATATTTGACACACATGTACAAGGATACATATAAAAAGATAGAATAGAATACATcaatcaaaataaaactaaaaaatgcGTGTATATGTATTTGAAAATCGTGGAAAAaggataaaatacaaaaatatgtatatatgtatatatttacaaaagtGAAAAGAAtttgaaactaaaatataaaatacacattttaaaaaaaatgtttagtaTGTAAAAAATTTATGTGtggatttataaaaaaaatttaaatgtgtaGGTATATATTAGAGAATGcatgtatgatttaaattataaaatatatggaatAAATATGTTACAACAATGTATatctatataaaatataaatgcaCGTAAAAGTATATGAAAGGTATGCACatagaatgataataaaatatatatgtaaggTGCATGTGTTTACAAAAATCGTTAAAAAAAGTGTATGCATATATTATTGTAGAGAATATGcgaatgtgaatatatatatagtacgGGTAATAGTAATtcctataataataataataataataatagtaaatacataattaataacatataaaaaaacaacaaattaagCATTAAATTAAGAATAAACAAAGTTTTGAAACCCAATTTAAAGATggaaactaaagaaaaggtcCAAATTAAGATGCGCACAACAGTAGGAGGACCAAGGTGGAAATTAATCCATCCTCTCAAAACACTGCGCAACTAGGGACTGAATCGAAACGCGGATCAAATATGCagcctaatttaaaaaaaaacaaaaaggtttAATTTGGGGCGCATTGCAAAAGGGAGGGATCATTTTCGAAAATCTCCCTTCTGACGTcagaacgcgcggatcctccccttcgggtcgggtcaccgcgcgggtcaagcctggctaaaacggcgccgttttgatccgttatttaaaacagatttttaccttaaaaatcatttgaaatcaaataaaagaaaaaaaaactaaaaaaaccccTGTGCTAGTGTTTTAAACCCAGGCCGCCCCAACACAATTTCGCCTCAAGCCTTGGCCCTCCGCCGGACCTCCGATTCGAGTGCGGCTGGGCTTCATCGGCGAAGCTTCGAAGGTAAACCCCTCACCCTTCTTttgtattatttctttttttttttttaaatgaaataaaaagaataaaagcctatattaaaaaaaatggttcACCTTAAAAACGTAGGTGTTTCTTTCAATTTCCTTGTGTATTTCTCTGTGTATTTTCGTTAATGCAATCTCCGTCCCTTATTTTACAGATTTAATGGCCTTTTATAGGCcggaaaggaaaaaaataaaataaataaatcatatattttgCTTGTTTTTCTCCTCCGGACTCTTTGAGTCCGTATTTGCAGGTGAAAGTGGATCAAATGGCGCGCGTGGGGTGGTCGACTCCGTGACGTGCGGCGCCTGGGAACTGCTGGCGGCGTCGGGGCAGACATGCGGCTAGggttctttttgttttttgttttgcttTGGGCCAGGGCTATTTTGGGCCACTTATTTGTTGGGTTAatactattttcttttttgtttttaaaccCAGGCCGGTTGGGCCTTATTACATACATTACGTAACTCACCACTGTTTTTATCACATAGCACTTACTGCCAATGTAATCCCAACTTGGACGTTCCTAACCGAACGCTTCCACTTTCAGTTTACCTAAAAGTTTCTAAAGCTTAGTCGACTGTTGAttgattcatccaatttaaaaccAGAGTAGGTCCTTTAAAGTCCCCACCCCCCAACGGCCAAAACAACCCACATTCTCAATTCAAAACTCTAATTAACCctgcagtttttttttttggccatATGATATAATAACATTGTTTCTATTAATAAAAACTCCATTACAGAACAGGCAATATAGTGTACGAAGAGATAAGAGAAAGCAAAAAAGTAGACAATAACACCCAAATACGATGCTAATTTAGCCTTAAAAAATTCTAGCGGCGGTGTGGGCAAAAAGTGACCAAATAGTTGCCGCGAGAGCAAGTAGCAATACTGGTCGGATCATCGTAAGCATAAGAATAAGCTTTAGGACAAGCAGTCTTGAAAATCTTCGAATACGCCGTCGGTTTACACGACTGAGGACTGCCGAAGCTGCCGGTACAACAATATCTCGGTGAATTAAAAGCGAAACAAGCGCTTTTACAAGCCACCACTTGTTTATTATTCCTCACTTGTAACGCGACGGGGCACATTAAATTCAAGTCACTAACACACCCGGCGTAGCTACATTTACCGGCGCCTTTGAAAGGTGTAATGGACATAGCGATGTTATAGCCATCCACCAAACTGACGTCGTAGAAATCTTGTTGTTGGCCGAGGGTGATTTCCGCTAACGTAGCGGGTGGGGTTCCGCCGAGCCCGTTGCAGAATAAGGAACCGCCGCAGTCACCTGTCGCGCAACGGCCGTGACCCGAGGCGTCAAAGGAACAACCGTGTCGACCCCAGAACCGACCGGACCATAACGGAGGTAGATTCATGGAGTAGGCTTTGTTTGGTGGGAGTTTGAATCCACCGCGGGCTAAAATTGGCTTGCCGGCGCTGGGTTGAATCCCTGGCCAAACTGGATGTGAGCATTTGTTGTAGAGTGTTATCGTCGTCGCTGtttaaacaacaaaatcaattatTCTTAAATGTTGTGCAAAAATGTATGTTTATTTCAGTATATTGGAGAGTAAGAAATTAATTAGTACCTGaaatagggaagaaaagaaaGGCGAAGAGAGTGAAAATTATGATTGATCTCCACATTGTTGTTGCTTCTATGGCTGTAAACTATGGAAAGAGCTTGAAGTGAGTGAAAATGAAAGCTAACAGAGATGAGTGATGATGAACATTTACTCAAGGATAAACTATGGTTATGCTATTCTTTTTATAGATATAAAAAAGGAACTAAACTAGGGTTGTTTTGGCAACGAAAGTAGGGTTTGGTTACCAGTTCTTTGATTTCTCTTTTGTTGTGAAATGTGCATCGACCTGCTCCTCCTTACTACTGTCCGGGTCGGGTTTGAATGGGattgtcaaaattttagatccatttattaagtttggatttggtgtaaaaagtttaaaatttgagttgatcaaatctttttgaattaattttttaaaatataatatattaaaagtactaaaaaatacatatttttttataaattaaaaataaattaaaaaatatttatacttaaataatattaaggtgtaatttaacaagtaaatacctttaaaatagtaataaaattaacaataaaataagaattataaaatatacaaataataaaaataaaatagtagtaacataataataaaatgatagcaaaatagttataaaacaacaagaaaactacaagaaaataacaaaaaaaacctTTCTCGAGGCCTTGACTATTTTTTAAGCTGACTTTATTCTTTTGTCCAAGTTCATTTTTGAGTCTATATTTTTGCTTGAATCCTATTTCTTTTCTGACAAGCCTTTGAGTCAAGCTACATGGACAAGTCTAATTACTATAGTAAAGAgtttttttaattacttaattataaaaaaaatttatcatacTAGTGTCTTTTTCCCCTTTAATTCCAttaatttgataacttttataataagaaaatagtattcacataataataaatttagttggTATATGTTATGGTAATTAAATTTTGATTCTAAATTAGGGTTGAGTGGCTCGCTCAACTCAATTGGCTCGGATTGACTTAAttagatttaaacaaaaaatatatatatctttgcttgatttattatttttatttttattttttaaatttttttataaaaaaattcccaGCACGTGAAACCTATGATGAAGGCAAcgcattataaaattatattttaacattttaatttgataatttaattttaatctcttttttaaaaaatattagattCACCTTTAGTGATGTGTCTGAAAAGAGTACATCGTTTGATcatcaaatataatttaaatataagcCAGATTTCAGATGTACGGCAGAGATTGTTTGTCTGATCAAAAGTGGGGTGCATGTGTAACGCTCGTGGATGATGCAGACCACACACGTTAACAAAAATAGATCTACTCCTcttaattttacttattttaaaatactgaattacaaataaaatttttattattaaaaataaaaatgtgataaatttattaaaaagaataaaataatttaaagtttacTCTTCATCGGACAAAGATACTCCATCTGAATTGTTGTCTTGTATTGAAAAGAACATAGATCTCAGGTTGCCTTTAAACTTaagttaatgttgttaattaagATTAGAAGTAGTAATTAATAGTACATGGACCTTAAGCTAACAGACAGAAACGGAAAAGGGTGTGGGAAATCTGTCAcataattgaaatattttatatttatttttatcggATTTTGGACTTAATTTAATTTCTCTCTGAGATTTTCGAGAACGCGTTAATTAATGATCCCTGTTTTTTTTATGACCATTGTTTAATGATTATAAAAATGACATGGTTTCTGAAATTACGGTTTTTTTGTTGATTAAGACAAGACTTGTTGTCAACTTTCAGGATGTTAACAAtcgtgatttttttttttgctgatcTTAATCCATTGAATATCATTGATATGATACTCTAAAAGAaagtttattttagttattaaaaatacaagtaatttaataattgtataattttttttatcaagttttgatggaaaatgatattttttttatgtttaggtGTTTAAACAAAATTAGTTAAAATGTTTTACTAAATATATTGATATTAAGTAgacaaaaaaatcatattaaaatcacttattattttacaatattaGAAACAACAAAGATGATTGGTAGTTATTGTATTTGGACAATATTTATACAATCCATACattttacacaatcatattaaaataatcgAAAATCAAAAGAGTTTCAGAAGAGTCTTTTAGTTGATTTGGACATGAATGGATAAATGAGTAGTGAAACCCTCTAACTGTAGTGATTAGTGAATGGAGGTTTGCAATAACTTGTTAAGCTAACACCTCTAAAACAAAGAACGTATTGATGATCAACTTTTTTTACAACTGATTGGGAATGAGATATGTAGAATAACATATCTGACCGTGCTTACAAAATTACTCTCTTTGCCAATATTTATGTactcttaaatatttattttcaatttacttgtgtaaaatgatttcttatacaacgttatattaattgaaatatgctaCTTGACAAAATTATTCAGAGTGTGCCATAATTATCACCAGTTTACATATTGAAAATATATAGCATAAGTATCACTAAGAATATAGTTTACAATTGTATTGATGCACTATTAGTATTTATTAATTTCCACAAtgttaatatttacaaataatgaacttaagaaatttatttatttaaattttcaaaaatattcactaattaatttccacaatggattttttaatttattggtaATAGtgctttattttaataatttcactcaataaagaataaagtattataaacaaataaatacttaacaataaaatgtgtcatgc from Gossypium hirsutum isolate 1008001.06 chromosome D12, Gossypium_hirsutum_v2.1, whole genome shotgun sequence includes these protein-coding regions:
- the LOC121224444 gene encoding thaumatin-like protein: MWRSIIIFTLFAFLFFPISATTITLYNKCSHPVWPGIQPSAGKPILARGGFKLPPNKAYSMNLPPLWSGRFWGRHGCSFDASGHGRCATGDCGGSLFCNGLGGTPPATLAEITLGQQQDFYDVSLVDGYNIAMSITPFKGAGKCSYAGCVSDLNLMCPVALQVRNNKQVVACKSACFAFNSPRYCCTGSFGSPQSCKPTAYSKIFKTACPKAYSYAYDDPTSIATCSRGNYLVTFCPHRR